A stretch of Ranitomeya variabilis isolate aRanVar5 chromosome 3, aRanVar5.hap1, whole genome shotgun sequence DNA encodes these proteins:
- the LOC143818301 gene encoding protein kinase C delta type-like isoform X1 encodes MITKRDNEDTILRERRILLAARHCPFLCHLYAAHQSQHRAYFIMEYLSGGSVEDLIRMCGCLNIGNVRFYTAEMISGLQFLHGHNIVHRDIKPDNIMLDADGHIRIIDLGLAQDGVSSSKNISGVTGTFHYMAPEVHHRKRYGAAVDWWSLGIVVSRMAAGRYPFYNGPVKQMAFKSIINEKPKFPTWLDADVKHLIKKLLRKDPQTCLGVSGNIREHPFFTTIGWEDLEERRVEPPFTPFRPVLENHHLQWPEHTVLHPVAGFTYVSPSWTRWMKRSGL; translated from the exons atgatcaccaaaagggacaacgaggacaccatcttgagagagcggcggatactcctggcggccagacactgcccattcctgtgccacctctatgccgcacaccagtctcagcacagggcatatttcatcatggagtacctgtccggtggcagcgtggaggatttgatcaggatgtgcggctgcctgaacatcggcaatgtgag attctacacagcagagatgataagtggcctccagttcctccacggacacaacatcgtccaccg tgacataaagccggataacatcatgttggatgcagatggccacatccgtatcatcgaccttgggcttgcccaagatggcgtctcctcctccaaaaacatctctggagtgacgggcactttccattacatggcccctgaggtgcatcatagaaaacggtatggcgcagcagtggactggtggagcctggggattgtggtgtccaggatggcagcagggcgatatccattttacaacggccccgtcaagcaaatggctttcaaatccatcatcaacgagaagccaaaatttccaacttggcttgatgctgacgtgaaacatctcatcaagaagctgctgcgcaaagaccctcagacatgcctgggtgtgagcgggaacatcagagagcatccattttttaccaccatcggctgggaggatctggaggaaaggagagtagagccaccatttacaccattcaggccagttctggagaaccaccatctgcagtggccggagcacacagtccttcaccccgtggccggatttacgtacgtgtcaccaagctggacccg gtggatgaaaagatctggactgtga
- the LOC143818301 gene encoding protein kinase C delta type-like isoform X3, with protein sequence MITKRDNEDTILRERRILLAARHCPFLCHLYAAHQSQHRAYFIMEYLSGGSVEDLIRMCGCLNIGNVSDIKPDNIMLDADGHIRIIDLGLAQDGVSSSKNISGVTGTFHYMAPEVHHRKRYGAAVDWWSLGIVVSRMAAGRYPFYNGPVKQMAFKSIINEKPKFPTWLDADVKHLIKKLLRKDPQTCLGVSGNIREHPFFTTIGWEDLEERRVEPPFTPFRPVLENHHLQWPEHTVLHPVAGFTYVSPSWTRWMKRSGL encoded by the exons atgatcaccaaaagggacaacgaggacaccatcttgagagagcggcggatactcctggcggccagacactgcccattcctgtgccacctctatgccgcacaccagtctcagcacagggcatatttcatcatggagtacctgtccggtggcagcgtggaggatttgatcaggatgtgcggctgcctgaacatcggcaatgtgag tgacataaagccggataacatcatgttggatgcagatggccacatccgtatcatcgaccttgggcttgcccaagatggcgtctcctcctccaaaaacatctctggagtgacgggcactttccattacatggcccctgaggtgcatcatagaaaacggtatggcgcagcagtggactggtggagcctggggattgtggtgtccaggatggcagcagggcgatatccattttacaacggccccgtcaagcaaatggctttcaaatccatcatcaacgagaagccaaaatttccaacttggcttgatgctgacgtgaaacatctcatcaagaagctgctgcgcaaagaccctcagacatgcctgggtgtgagcgggaacatcagagagcatccattttttaccaccatcggctgggaggatctggaggaaaggagagtagagccaccatttacaccattcaggccagttctggagaaccaccatctgcagtggccggagcacacagtccttcaccccgtggccggatttacgtacgtgtcaccaagctggacccg gtggatgaaaagatctggactgtga
- the LOC143818301 gene encoding protein kinase C delta type-like isoform X2: protein MITKRDNEDTILRERRILLAARHCPFLCHLYAAHQSQHRAYFIMEYLSGGSVEDLIRMCGCLNIGNVRFYTAEMISGLQFLHGHNIVHRDIKPDNIMLDADGHIRIIDLGLAQDGVSSSKNISGVTGTFHYMAPEVHHRKRYGAAVDWWSLGIVVSRMAAGRYPFYNGPVKQMAFKSIINEKPKFPTWLDADVKHLIKKLLRKDPQTCLGVSGNIREHPFFTTIGWEDLEERRVEPPFTPFRPVLENHHLQWPEHTVLHPVAGFTYVSPSWTR, encoded by the exons atgatcaccaaaagggacaacgaggacaccatcttgagagagcggcggatactcctggcggccagacactgcccattcctgtgccacctctatgccgcacaccagtctcagcacagggcatatttcatcatggagtacctgtccggtggcagcgtggaggatttgatcaggatgtgcggctgcctgaacatcggcaatgtgag attctacacagcagagatgataagtggcctccagttcctccacggacacaacatcgtccaccg tgacataaagccggataacatcatgttggatgcagatggccacatccgtatcatcgaccttgggcttgcccaagatggcgtctcctcctccaaaaacatctctggagtgacgggcactttccattacatggcccctgaggtgcatcatagaaaacggtatggcgcagcagtggactggtggagcctggggattgtggtgtccaggatggcagcagggcgatatccattttacaacggccccgtcaagcaaatggctttcaaatccatcatcaacgagaagccaaaatttccaacttggcttgatgctgacgtgaaacatctcatcaagaagctgctgcgcaaagaccctcagacatgcctgggtgtgagcgggaacatcagagagcatccattttttaccaccatcggctgggaggatctggaggaaaggagagtagagccaccatttacaccattcaggccagttctggagaaccaccatctgcagtggccggagcacacagtccttcaccccgtggccggatttacgtacgtgtcaccaagctggacccggtaa